The genomic interval TCGACCATCTTCGGGATGTTCTTGCGCGGCTCCGACTGGGCCAGCGCCAACAGATAGTGTCCGGGAGTCACCTCCAGGGCCGCGAGCCGGCGCTGGGCTTCGGCGAGGTCGGGTGTAAAGAACTGCGCATCCGCCGACAGCGGGACGACGGTGGTTCGGTCCTGGGCGATTTCGAGGTAGTTGTGGAGATCCCGGCGGCTGTTTTCGGAATCGCAGATGACGAAGTCGCTGTGCGGGTCGATGCTGTCGAGGGTCCGGCGGATCGCCGGTACCTGGCCGGGATTGGGGTACAACTCCGGAAACTTGAGAAACAGGCAGTCGTGTACCGTCACCACCCGCGCGTGCCTCTCGGTGAGGCGGCGAGGGGGCAGCGGATTGACCGGCGAGTGAAAGATCTGGCCTGCGATGGAAGAGCTTTCGGCGGTACCGAAACTCCTCGTGACCAAGCTCCGCTGGAGGGATCCCAGGGCGCGTCCGAATAGGCGGTTCGGATCGCCGCCAAAGCGGCGCTCGAGTCCGTTGATCAGGCGCAGCCCGAAGCCGGCGACGGACTGGCGGTCCCAGAGAGTCTGGACGTTCTCACCGAACAGGTTGGCAACGGCATCCAGCCCGAAGGTCTCCGTAACGGCCTTCTTGACTCCGATGCGCTGGGGGTCCAGGGGGTGCAGGTAGACCGGATTCACCACCACCTCGTCGCCGAGCTCCCGGAGCGATTCAAAAAGCCGCAGGGCATAGCGGGTGATGCCCTGGTGGGGCTTGCGAGTGACGCTGGCGTCGACCAGCCGCTTGATGTCGAAGTCGATGACGATGGCCATGAAGGACCCTCAGCCTTTCCCTGAAGCGATCTTCGAGGCGTCCTCGGCGGGAAGCGCGTCGATGGTGGGGCCCGTACAGCCCAGAAACCTAGCCACCCCTATGGCGGCTTCGGCGCTGGCAGGAGGCAGCGGATCCTCCTTCCCCGGCGGGGCGGCCGCGGTGTCGCCGAACCAGAACAAGCGGGAATTCGCCGGCACCAGGCCAAAGAGCCGCTGGGGCAGGAAGAAGAGAGTCTGTTGGCTGGACTTCAGCCGTTCGCTGACCTCCTGGGCGAGGGCCGGCTGCACCGTCACGTAGAAGTCCGGTTCTCCTTTCGGTGGATCCGGAAAGTGCCGGTCAATGGCGAAGGTGAGCGTTGATTCGGCTTCGGTGGTTTGGTCGCTCTCTGAACCACTCAGAACCGTCGCCCGGCGGCCGTCGAAGCGCCCCGCCAGCTGCCGCAGACGCGCTTCTTCCTGGGGCGAGCAGCCGGAGGCGGTCAGCGGCGAGTCGGCGGCCCGGGGACTCTGCCAGATGTGCCCGAAGATTCGTTCGTAGGGAACCGCTCTCGCCGGAAACCACTGCCGGCGATAGTGCACCAGATGGGGTACCTTCGCCTTGAGTTCATCGGTCTTGACGCCGAGGCGCGCAAGGGTGGCCTCGCCCCTGGTGAGAACCCCCTTGCCCAGACGGGGGAGAACCCACAGGATCAGCTTTCGGCTCAATTCGCGGACCCCGTGCTGCCGCAGGGTGCCGAGCGCCTTGGCCGGTAGGGAGGGGGAAGCCCTGGTCGCGGCCGTATCTTCCCGGGCCGGTTCCTTCGCACGCGGTGCCTCCTGGGGCGGCGTCAGGGGCGGCGGCGGTGCCTTGCGGGGAGGAGCCACGGCAGCGAGCTCTCTCAGGTCCTGGGCCAGGGATTCGAACTGGCCGGCGTCGAGGTGCTCTGCCGCCCCCCCGGCCGCCGCGATCAGGTCGTCGACGAATTGCTCGGGTCCCCTCTGGTGCGCGGTGCCGTCGTTTTGCCGGCAGGGGTAGAAGCACTCCTGCGCCAGCCAGCCGACGAATGGAGGAAAGGGCTCGAGCTTGGCGGCGAGCCCTTCTCGGGCCAGCGCCGCCTCGAGGGTGGACCGCACCCGGTGGGGATCCAGGCAATGATAGGTCGCCCCGCAGACCGCCACGGGGTTGGGGGCGAGGGTCACCACCGGCAGGCCGAGGGCGAGGGCGGGAAAGGCGACCTTGGTGTTGAAGGTCACCACCACATCCGAGGCGGTGAGAATGGCGTGGAGGTCTCCCTCGATCCAATGGGCGCCGCTCGGTAGGGTGGCTTCGCTGATCGCCAGGCAGGCCGGGTGCCCCTTGACCACCAGCGATCCGCCGAGGGCCTGGGCGTGGGCGACGAGGTCCTCGATCGCCGCCCGCGGACTGGGATAGAGCGGGTTGTCGACCTGGCGCATGGGATGGTCTAGCTGTTCCCAGCCGGTCCACAGCACGTTGTCCATGGGTAAAAAGAAAATCGGCTTCTTGAGTTTGGAAAACCACCGGGGAAGGCTGCGGGGACCGGTGGCGGCGCGAAAGCCGTGGGGATTCTCCACCACCCGCGCCATGTAGGACTCGCCGATCGAGGTGAGTTCGGCGGAACCGCGAGCAGGCGCCGCCTGGTAGCGCGGGCCGATCTCCGACTCCGCGAACAGCCCGTTCGGTTCCAGCCAGATGCTGTCCAAGGGGGAGCGCTCCACCACCATCGTCGACAACTTGCGGTAGAGGCTCGCTTCGCGAAACAGCGCGACGCCGTGGTCGATCTTGTTGGTGGTCAACACCACTGCGGGCTGGGCGCGCCGCATGGCGTCCTCGACGAAGTCGGTCAACCGCAGCAGCCCCAAGAGAGTCGCCGGGAGGCGTTCCGGGAGGTTCCAGCGGCGGTATTCCCAGTCTTCCAGGATCCGCAGATAGTCGCTGGAGATCCAAGGGGGAGTGAGTCCCTCGGAGCGCCTTGGCGGGGCGGGCAACTTGGCAAACAGATCGCTGAGCCGAGCCGGCAACGATACGGACTGGGCGAGCGGGGTTTCCGGCAGAGCTCGGGTGGCGATCTCTAGCCAATGCCAGCCCCGCGCCGCGGCGGCGGCGGCGGCCGCCACCCAGAATTCGTGTTCCGGCGGGGTGGCGTGACAAGGGTTGGCCACCAGGATGACGTTGTGGCGATCTTCCTGCGGTCGGGGAGGAGCGAGATCACTCATCTGCCGTCGAGCCTTCCTTTGAGCTCCCGTAGGGTCTCGTTCTTTTCCACGATTCGCTCACGCAACTCGGCGATTGCGGTGTCCTTTTGGGCCAGACCCTCCCGCAGGCGAGCCAGTCCTTCGTCTTTCTGGCGCACGGATTCCTTCAGGCGGTCCAGGACCTCGTCCCGGCGGCCGATGGCTTCCTTGAGGGCATGGATGTCGGCCAGTCGTTTCTCCATGCCGGCGTTGCGCTCCGCCACGCTCACCCTCAGGCGCTCCAGCCCTTGATCTTTCTCCTGCACCGTTTCCTTCAGGCGAGCCAGGCTCTCGTCCTTCCGGTGGAGGGCCTCCTGGAGGTCGTGAATGGACTCGAGCCGCTGTTCCATGCCCGCATTGCGCTCTTCCAGGGTGTCGGTCAATCGGACCAGCCCCTGGTCCTTCTGGCTGAGGGTCTCTTTGAGCTGGGCGATGGTCTCGTCCCGCTTGTGGATTGCTCTCTTCAGATCATGGATCTCGGCGGTCCGCTCCCTCATGGTGCGTTCGAGACCTTTGAGATTGGCCAGCGCTTGATCCCGGTGGAGGAGGGTCTCCAGCATTCGGGTGCGGTCGGCAACAGCCGCGTCCAGGAGCAGTCGCCGGAGGGTCTCGGGATGACTTCGCCGGGACACCGCAATGAAATTGCCCCACGACCGCGGGTGGATCAAGTCGCACGGGTAGAGGCGCACCGAGACCCAGCTATGGGGGCGACCGTACTCTTCGATGGGACGCCACTCGGATAGGTAGACCTCGTAGCCCTGTGCGAGGAGGAACTGTCCGAGGTCCTGGTGGGTGAAGTGTTGCTGTGCGGACTTGTAGTCGTCGAACTCGCACAGCACGATCTCCGGCCGGCAGCTTCTCCGCAGCAGGTCGAACCCTGGTCGGCGCCAGGGGAAGCCCCGCAGTACCTTGAGGTCGAATCCTTCCGTGTCGACTTTGAGATAGTCGACCCTTCGGAGTTTCTCCCCCCGCATGACCTCGGTCAGGGTCTTGACCTCGACCTTGGCCACTTCGCGATGCGACGGCAGGAAGGGCTTGAGGGTCGAGATGCCCTGGCTCTCGGGACTGGAAAAGAAGGGAATCTCCTGGCCCGGTTCGTCGGACAGGGCGCAGTCGAAGAGGTGAACTTCGGGCTGGCCGTGGAACGCTTCGCGCAGGTTCTTTTGCGGATCCGGCTCGAAGGCATAGATTTGCCATTCCAGCTCCGTGAAGGCCTGAAAGCTGCTGCCGAGCATGGCACCGACGTCGAGCATCACCCCGGGCCGGGGGTGGGCTTGAAAGTATTTGAGAATGACGTCGTGTTCGTTGAACGAGCGCGCGGTCATCGGGGTCGAGTCATGAGATGGGTCGGTCATCGCCGCCGGACATCGTAACACCGGCCCGGAGGGCGGCACGGCGCCTTTCCGGGGCCTGAAAAGACCAGTCCTGGCGGGCGAAAACGCTTCACGCACTCGAGCGCCTCGAGGATCCCCGAGGCAGCAGGGCTCCTTGCGCACGGTGGTAGAATCGGTCAGTTCGTAGCCCATTGCAGCCTGGCGGTGTCGACTCTCCTTTCCTCGATGAAGAGATCGTAGAAATGTCTCAGCCCGTTACCCGTCCGGATCGTCTACCGGAGGGGGTGTCCGTCGTGGTTCCGGTCTTCAATAGCGAAGACTCCCTCGCCGATCTGGTGGCGGGACTGGGACGCGTGTTGCCGACGGTGGCGAGGCGATTCGAGCTGATCCTGGTGAACGACGGCAGCGGCGACGGGAGCTGGCGAAAGGTGGAGGAATTGGCGGCGAGCCAGCCGTGGGTTGTGGGCATCGACCTGGTGAGGAATTTCGGTCAGCACAACGCTCTGCTGTGCGGCATCCGAGCGGCGCGCTTCCGGGTGGTCGTGACCATGGATGACGACCTCCAGCATCCTCCGGAGGAGGTACCTCGACTGCTGGAGCGGCTCGCCGAGGGATTCGATGTGGTCTACGGGCCGCCGATCGATCCGGAGCACGATCTGCCGAGAAACCTGGCCTCGTTGGTGAGCAGGATGGTGTTGAAGACCGCCATGGGGGTGGAACATGGGCGTCACGCCAGTTCGTTCCGCGCCTTTCGCACTTCCGTGCGGAACGGCTTCGCCGGCTACAACGGTCCCTTCGTCTGCCTGGATGCCTTGCTGACCTGGGGAGCCAGTCGGTTTTCTCACGTACCGGTGCGCCACGAGCCGCGCAGCCAGGGCCACTCAAACTACACGGTGGCGAAGCTGCTGGGCGTGGCCTTCAACATGATGACCGGCTTCTCGGTCCGGCCCCTGCGGGCCGCCAGCTTGATGGGTTTCGCCTTCTCGCTGTTCGGCGGGCTGGTGCTGGTCTATGTGGTCGGCAGGTACGTGATCGAGGGTGGCTCGGTGCCGGGCTTTCCCTTCCTCGCCTCGATCATCGCAATCCTCTCCGGAGTTCAACTGCTGGCGCTTGGAGTGATCGGCGAGTATCTGGCCCGCATGCACTTCCGCCTGATGGATCGTCCGCCTTATGTGGCGCGCGAAGTCTCCGGCGGAGAGGGCACCGTCAGGAATCCCGGCTAGAGCCACCATGCGCGCGACCCACCTGAAGATTGTGAGATCGAGATGGATGTAAGAAGTCTCGTTGAGATCCTCGCCTGGGACAGCGATCACTTCGGCTGTCGGATCGCCCGCGTGGTTGCGAAGCGGCTGACCCCGGATCTCGGCCGGCAGATCCTCGAACGGGTCGACGAGGAGAAGGTGGATTGCCTGTACTTTCTAGCCGAA from Acidobacteriota bacterium carries:
- a CDS encoding glycosyltransferase family 1 protein, which encodes MAIVIDFDIKRLVDASVTRKPHQGITRYALRLFESLRELGDEVVVNPVYLHPLDPQRIGVKKAVTETFGLDAVANLFGENVQTLWDRQSVAGFGLRLINGLERRFGGDPNRLFGRALGSLQRSLVTRSFGTAESSSIAGQIFHSPVNPLPPRRLTERHARVVTVHDCLFLKFPELYPNPGQVPAIRRTLDSIDPHSDFVICDSENSRRDLHNYLEIAQDRTTVVPLSADAQFFTPDLAEAQRRLAALEVTPGHYLLALAQSEPRKNIPKMVEAYLRFRNESRPRPAAPGPAAPEPAAPGPAAPGPAATQPAELPDLVLVTWESHRRRLLATLREEGLLSDTIKILTEVDDAALSGLYALATALVYAPLYEGFGIPPLEAMAAGCPVIVADNSSLPEVVGDAGVYVDAEDTADIARAIQALARDPNRRRGLSEKGRARAAQFSWRRTAEMTVDFYREMLARSSKECS
- a CDS encoding FkbM family methyltransferase, giving the protein MTDPSHDSTPMTARSFNEHDVILKYFQAHPRPGVMLDVGAMLGSSFQAFTELEWQIYAFEPDPQKNLREAFHGQPEVHLFDCALSDEPGQEIPFFSSPESQGISTLKPFLPSHREVAKVEVKTLTEVMRGEKLRRVDYLKVDTEGFDLKVLRGFPWRRPGFDLLRRSCRPEIVLCEFDDYKSAQQHFTHQDLGQFLLAQGYEVYLSEWRPIEEYGRPHSWVSVRLYPCDLIHPRSWGNFIAVSRRSHPETLRRLLLDAAVADRTRMLETLLHRDQALANLKGLERTMRERTAEIHDLKRAIHKRDETIAQLKETLSQKDQGLVRLTDTLEERNAGMEQRLESIHDLQEALHRKDESLARLKETVQEKDQGLERLRVSVAERNAGMEKRLADIHALKEAIGRRDEVLDRLKESVRQKDEGLARLREGLAQKDTAIAELRERIVEKNETLRELKGRLDGR
- a CDS encoding glycosyltransferase family 2 protein, which codes for MSQPVTRPDRLPEGVSVVVPVFNSEDSLADLVAGLGRVLPTVARRFELILVNDGSGDGSWRKVEELAASQPWVVGIDLVRNFGQHNALLCGIRAARFRVVVTMDDDLQHPPEEVPRLLERLAEGFDVVYGPPIDPEHDLPRNLASLVSRMVLKTAMGVEHGRHASSFRAFRTSVRNGFAGYNGPFVCLDALLTWGASRFSHVPVRHEPRSQGHSNYTVAKLLGVAFNMMTGFSVRPLRAASLMGFAFSLFGGLVLVYVVGRYVIEGGSVPGFPFLASIIAILSGVQLLALGVIGEYLARMHFRLMDRPPYVAREVSGGEGTVRNPG